In Primulina huaijiensis isolate GDHJ02 chromosome 4, ASM1229523v2, whole genome shotgun sequence, a genomic segment contains:
- the LOC140975286 gene encoding uncharacterized protein, whose product MDSSSGGQKSSSTSNSVSSFRSKTDPAWAHFKEDVGNDGKRSWTCLHCNNVWRGGGINRMKKHLAGRKGDIASCKKVPYDVRYQMEQSLKAFEEKSIASISFEDDNIDGPHMTNLEEEMHPPHTQTSGKDKSSFGAASQKGKRKRDEKMPNFFAPRTTVGAQRSIKSVLVSKDALLNVDMSIARFFYDTCIPINAVNSVYFQQMVDAIAAVGPGYKAPKYNQLRTNLLGSMKKEVQLVVDGYRSVWEERDCTIMADGWQDRSNRQLINFLVYCKRGTSFVRSVDASDIVKNATTLCNLFVELVEWVGSNNIVHLVTDNGANYKAAGVLLHDKYPSIKWSPCAAHCLNLILGDIGKMELVSNLTKKASLVTKFVYNHAFLLAWLRKREGWTEIVRPGPTRFATTFIALKSILEHQHDLQAFFTSKTFKDSRYFKDKKASVVLAVVLDTRFWSDCTVVVGVAAPLIRMLRIMDTDRRPSIGYVYDGMYRAKKAIKNIFKNKKKFYKPFTSIVKTRWDKQLRRDIHAAAYLLNPAFAYDKFNMCTKKEIMDGFVEMVTTLISDRSVQRKCIDEVAIYQDRLGSFARQLAIDSSKSMQPDEWWRVFGCSAPNVQNLAIKILSQTSSSSGCERNWSVFERIHTKKRNRLKHQRLNDLVYVHYNLRLKERLDNQMNCQDPIDYESIDKTDFWVMEEEEENSSPILDIDELDEMLYG is encoded by the exons atggATTCATCAAGTGGAGGGCAAAAATCTAGTTCCACATCTAATTCTGTTTCCTCGTTTAGAAGCAAAACTGATCCAGCATGGGCTCATTTTAAAGAGGATGTGGGTAATGATGGGAAAAGAAGTTGGACTTGTTTGCATTGCAATAATGTGTGGAGGGGTGGAGGGATCAATAGGATGAAAAAACATTTAGCAGGTAGAAAAGGAGATATTGCATCATGCAAAAAAGTTCCATATGATGTAAGATATCAAATGGAACAATCTTTAAAGGCATTTGAAGAAAAAAGCATAGCTTCGATATCATTTGAAGATGATAATATTGATGGTCCTCATATGAcaaatcttgaagaagaaatgcaTCCACCACATACTCAAACAAGTGGGAAAGATAAATCTTCTTTTGGTGCGGCTTCTCAAAAAGGAAAGAGAAAGAGAGATGAGAAGATGCCTAACTTTTTTGCACCAAGAACTACTGTCGGTGCACAACGTTCTATCAAAAGTGTGCTCGTAAGTAAAGATGCTTTACTTAATGTTGATATGAGCATTGCTAGGTTTTTTTATGATACTTGTATTCCCATCAATGCTGTGAATTCTGTTTATTTTCAACAAATGGTGGATGCTATTGCTGCTGTTGGTCCCGGTTATAAAGCACCGAAATATAATCAGTTGCGAACAAACTTATTAGGAAGCATGAAAAAGGAAGTTCAATTAGTAGTTGATGGTTATCGAAGTGTTTGGGAAGAAAGAGATTGCACTATAATGGCTGATGGTTGGCAAGATCGGTCAAATAGGCAACTTATAAACTTTCTAGTGTATTGCAAGAGGGGAACATCATTTGTGAGATCTGTTGATGCTTCTGATATTGTGAAAAATGCAACCACACTTTGTAATCTATTTGTTGAGTTAGTGGAATGGGTTGGATCAAATAATATCGTTCATTTGGTAACTGATAATGGGGCCAACTATAAAGCAGCCGGTGTTTTGCTTCATGATAAGTATCCCTCTATCAAATGGTCGCCTTGTGCTGCACATTGTCTGAATTTGATTCTTGGTGATATTGGTAAAATGGAGCTTGTTAGTAATCTTACAAAAAAGGCTTCTTTGGTAACAAAATTCGTTTACAATCATGCATTTCTGTTGGCATGGTTGAGAAAGAGAGAAGGATGGACAGAGATTGTACGTCCAGGGCCAACTCGTTTTGCTACTACATTCATTGCATTGAAGAGTATCCTTGAACATCAACATGATTTGCAAGCTTTTTTTACTAGTAAGACATTTAAGGATTCTCGATACTTCAAAGACAAAAAAGCAAGTGTTGTTCTGGCGGTTGTTCTTGATACAAGATTTTGGAGTGATTGCACAGTTGTAGTTGGTGTTGCTGCTCCTCTAATACGTATGTTGCGTATAATGGATACTGATCGAAGGCCTTCAATTGGTTATGTCTATGACGGAATGTATAGGGCAAAGAAAGCAATAAAAAATATCTTCaagaataaaaagaaattttacAAGCCTTTTACAAGTATTGTCAAGACAAGATGGGACAAACAACTTCGACGAGATATTCATGCAGCAGCATATCTCCTGAACCCTGCTTTTGCATATGACAAGTTTAATATGTGCACTAAAAAGGAGATAATGGATGGTTTTGTTGAGATGGTCACTACCTTGATTAGTGATAGATCTGTTCAAAGAAAGTGCATTGATGAAGTAGCAATTTATCAAGATAGATTAGGAAGTTTTGCTCGACAACTTGCTATTGATTCATCAAAGAGTATGCAACCAG atgaatGGTGGAGAGTTTTTGGATGTAGTGCTCCAAACGTACAAAATTTGGCTATTAAGATTTTGAGccaaacttcttcttcttcgggaTGTGAAAGAAATTGGAGCGTGTTTGAAAGAATACATACAAAGAAAAGGAATAGATTGAAGCATCAAAGATTAAATGATCTTGTGTATGTCCATTACAACTTGCGTTTAAAAGAAAG gCTTGATAACCAAATGAATTGTCAAGATCCTATTGATTATGAGAGCATTGATAAAACTGACTTTTGGGTtatggaagaagaagaagaaaattctTCACCTATTTTAGACATAGATGAGTTGGATGAGATGCTTTATGGTTAG